Proteins encoded within one genomic window of Anopheles gambiae chromosome 3, idAnoGambNW_F1_1, whole genome shotgun sequence:
- the LOC1280335 gene encoding prolactin-releasing peptide receptor produces the protein MLTPVSGLVSLVGAVTVATATSTSPAAMASLVLDHTELPLAGTIPPAALMPARVLLPSNATNLTLTLEELLRPNSSTVAPPNGDNDIIFSNKLVQIVFCVLYSSIFVLGVFGNVLVCYVVFRNKAMQTVTNLFITNLALSDILLCVLAVPFTPSYTFMRRWVFGKLLCHTVPLAQGCSVYISTLTLTSIAIDRFFVIIYPFHPRMKLSTCITIIVLIWSFAIMVTMPYGLYMKLHGVALNGTDNATGPLSSAMYCEELWPSEEMRKTFSIVTSILQFVLPFIIMAFCYICVSIRLNDRARTKPGSKTSRREEADRDRKKRTNRMLISMVAIFGISWLPLNVVNMCNDFNSDINSWRFYNLIFFIAHLTAMSSTCYNPFLYAWLNDNFRKEFKQVLPCFDPSRGRAGTVGGNRGAGGGWRSERTCNGNNDTVQETLIPSSQVLPSSRSSQPHQQPQQLSSSSSQGQGNQPTVDSILLSEVVPPLSLPPPLTGAMLPSVQSAETVILPSGVLETPFDVQLIPSVGAPVSNGTSDATNLTPSAGVRNGLNHACTNPKLSSLILINDGTTADSKVPAIL, from the coding sequence ATGCTGACGCCAGTGTCCGGGCTGGTTAGCTTGGTGGGCGCTGTGACGGTGGCTACTGCCACGTCGACGTCCCCAGCCGCGATGGCGTCGCTGGTGCTGGATCATACCGAGCTTCCGCTGGCGGGAACAATCCCGCCCGCCGCGCTAATGCCGGCCCGAGTACTTTTGCCATCGAACGCAACGAATCTCACCCTGACGCTCGAGGAGCTGCTACGCCCGAACAGCTCCACCGTGGCACCGCCGAACGGAGACAACGATATTATCTTCTCGAACAAACTCGTCCAGATCGTGTTCTGTGTGCTGTACTCTAGTATCTTCGTGCTGGGCGTGTTTGGCAACGTGCTCGTGTGCTACGTCGTGTTCCGCAACAAAGCCATGCAGACGGTAACGAACCTGTTCATCACGAATCTGGCCCTCTCCGACATACTGCTGTGCGTGCTGGCCGTGCCGTTCACGCCGTCCTACACGTTCATGCGGCGCTGGGTGTTCGGGAAGCTGCTGTGCCACACGGTACCGTTGGCGCAGGGCTGCAGTGTGTACATATCGACACTAACGCTGACttcgatcgcgatcgatcgCTTCTTCGTGATAATCTATCCATTCCATCCGCGCATGAAGCTATCCACCTGCATCACCATCATTGTGCTGATATGGTCCTTTGCGATAATGGTGACCATGCCGTACGGGCTGTACATGAAGTTGCACGGTGTCGCCTTGAATGGGACGGACAATGCTACGGGGCCGCTTTCCAGTGCTATGTACTGTGAGGAGCTGTGGCCATCGGAGGAAATGCGCAAAACATTCTCCATCGTCACATCGATACTCCAGTTTGTGCTGCCGTTTATAATCATGGCGTTCTGTTATATCTGCGTGTCCATACGCCTAAACGATCGTGCTCGCACCAAACCGGGCAGCAAGACGTCGCGCCGAGAAGAGGCGGATCGAGATCGCAAGAAGCGCACCAACCGCATGTTGATCTCGATGGTGGCCATCTTTGGCATTTCCTGGCTGCCGCTGAACGTCGTCAACATGTGCAACGACTTCAATTCGGACATCAATAGCTGGCGGTTCTACAATCTGATTTTCTTCATCGCTCACCTGACAGCCATGTCGTCCACGTGCTACAATCCGTTCCTGTACGCCTGGCTTAATGACAACTTCCGCAAGGAGTTCAAGCAGGTGCTGCCCTGCTTTGATCCGTCCCGTGGTAGAGCGGGAACTGTTGGCGGCAACCGGGGGGCCGGTGGCGGTTGGCGCTCGGAACGAACCTGCAACGGTAACAATGACACCGTGCAGGAAACGCTCATACCGAGCTCTCAAGTTCTGCCCAGCAGTCGCAGCTCGCAACcacaccagcaaccgcaacagtTGAGCTCATCGTCAAGCCAGGGACAAGGGAACCAGCCGACGGTTGATTCGATCCTGCTCTCGGAGGTTGTGCCGCCGCTCTCACTTCCACCGCCCCTCACCGGGGCCATGCTGCCGAGTGTGCAGAGTGCGGAAACAGTCATTCTTCCATCGGGCGTACTGGAAACTCCGTTCGACGTACAACTTATCCCGAGCGTAGGTGCGCCAGTCAGCAATGGAACGTCCGATGCGACGAACCTTACCCCGTCCGCGGGTGTCCGAAATGGGTTGAACCATGCGTGCACGAACCCCAAACTTTCGTCACTTATCCTCATAAATGACGGTACTACGGCTGACTCGAAAGTGCCCGCTATTCTATAA